From the genome of Hymenobacter sp. PAMC 26628, one region includes:
- a CDS encoding Gfo/Idh/MocA family protein: MFQESSTPAFVPGADAPALGATAASRRQFINHAGRGLLATAVAGALPLAAAEAADLSGFGTQAQTPTGDLDIKLPPLEAPTDPKAGPFPNPDAPDQRVGFAIVGLGHLTLAEILPAFGQCKHAKPVALVSGDADKMAKAAKQYGIKPSSCYSYQAYDQLKDNPEVQVIYIVLPNAQHHEFTIRGAKAGKHILCEKPMANSVKECEEMIAACNKAGKKLMIAYRIQYEPLNRAAMKLVRDKTYGKTKLIQMMNCQNQAHDQQWRHKKALAGGGSLPDVGLYCLNTTRFLLGEEPTEVSAQIYSTPGDDRFREIEENVSFTLRFPSGVISQCMTGYGSFNAKSYAVHAETGTIKMDPAFPYKGLKQELVHAPNGKQVIEQPSNPDKQQFALEMDHMAECVRNNKTPYTPGEEGLQDQRIMEAIYQSAKENRPVKLTAGVGKTDAFRGPAPAEEPA, from the coding sequence ATGTTCCAAGAATCTTCCACCCCGGCCTTCGTGCCCGGGGCCGATGCCCCCGCGCTGGGCGCCACCGCTGCCTCGCGTCGCCAGTTCATCAACCACGCCGGCCGCGGCCTGCTGGCCACCGCCGTGGCCGGGGCCCTGCCCCTGGCCGCTGCCGAAGCCGCCGACCTGAGCGGCTTCGGCACCCAGGCCCAAACGCCCACCGGCGACCTCGACATCAAGCTGCCGCCGCTGGAGGCCCCCACCGACCCCAAGGCCGGCCCGTTTCCCAACCCCGACGCGCCCGACCAGCGCGTGGGCTTTGCCATTGTGGGCCTGGGCCACCTCACGCTGGCCGAGATTTTGCCCGCCTTCGGGCAGTGCAAGCACGCCAAGCCGGTGGCCCTGGTGAGCGGCGACGCCGACAAAATGGCCAAGGCCGCCAAGCAGTACGGCATCAAGCCCAGCAGCTGCTACTCGTACCAGGCTTACGACCAGCTCAAGGACAACCCCGAGGTGCAGGTCATTTACATTGTGCTGCCCAACGCGCAGCACCATGAGTTTACCATCCGCGGGGCCAAGGCCGGCAAGCACATTCTGTGCGAGAAGCCGATGGCCAACTCAGTGAAGGAGTGCGAGGAAATGATTGCCGCCTGCAACAAGGCCGGCAAGAAGCTGATGATTGCCTACCGCATCCAGTACGAGCCCCTGAACCGGGCCGCCATGAAGCTGGTGCGCGACAAAACCTACGGCAAAACCAAGCTCATCCAAATGATGAACTGCCAGAACCAGGCCCACGACCAGCAGTGGCGCCACAAAAAAGCCCTGGCCGGCGGCGGCTCCTTGCCCGACGTCGGGCTGTACTGCCTCAACACCACGCGCTTTTTGCTGGGCGAAGAACCCACCGAGGTATCGGCCCAGATTTACAGCACGCCCGGCGACGACCGGTTCCGGGAAATTGAAGAAAACGTGAGCTTTACGCTGCGCTTTCCAAGCGGCGTCATCTCGCAGTGCATGACGGGCTACGGCTCGTTCAACGCCAAGAGCTACGCCGTGCACGCCGAAACCGGCACCATCAAAATGGACCCGGCCTTTCCCTACAAGGGCCTCAAGCAGGAGCTGGTGCACGCCCCCAACGGCAAGCAGGTCATCGAGCAGCCCAGCAACCCTGATAAGCAGCAGTTTGCCCTCGAAATGGACCACATGGCCGAGTGCGTGCGCAACAACAAAACGCCCTACACGCCCGGCGAAGAAGGCCTCCAGGACCAGCGCATTATGGAAGCCATCTACCAGTCGGCCAAGGAAAACCGGCCCGTGAAACTAACGGCCGGCGTGGGCAAAACGGACGCCTTCCGGGGCCCCGCGCCCGCCGAGGAACCGGCGTAG
- a CDS encoding pirin family protein, translating into MIPSIRTVRQQHRAVNAPIAGLLTYRALPTDSVDYVDPFLFLNHHGPQMYRPHNQGLPFGPHPHRGFETVTFILKGDILHKDSSGHESVITAGGIQWMTAGSGLIHAEVSSDEFKETGGPLEILQLWVNLPAQYKMTDPRYTGLQASEIPLVTATAGVTIHAVSGEWAGTVGPIASLADVQLAWLDLAAGARITLPIAAARTIFFYTVAGQLRANGTETQARQLLEFNHDGDRLTIEALADSVLLLGHALPLKEPKVAYGPFVMNTEAEIQQAYQDYQLGKFGTWNG; encoded by the coding sequence ATGATTCCATCTATCCGCACCGTTCGGCAGCAGCACCGGGCCGTCAACGCGCCCATTGCCGGTCTGCTGACCTACCGGGCCCTGCCCACCGATTCGGTCGATTACGTCGACCCTTTTCTGTTCCTCAACCACCACGGGCCCCAGATGTACCGGCCTCATAACCAGGGCCTGCCCTTCGGCCCGCACCCGCACCGCGGGTTCGAAACCGTGACGTTCATCCTGAAGGGCGACATTCTGCACAAAGACAGCAGCGGCCACGAGAGCGTGATTACGGCCGGCGGCATCCAATGGATGACGGCCGGCTCCGGGCTGATTCACGCCGAAGTATCGTCGGATGAGTTCAAGGAAACCGGGGGACCCCTGGAGATTTTGCAGCTCTGGGTGAACCTGCCGGCCCAGTACAAGATGACCGACCCGCGCTACACCGGCCTGCAAGCCAGTGAAATTCCGCTGGTCACGGCCACCGCCGGCGTCACCATCCACGCCGTATCGGGCGAGTGGGCCGGCACCGTGGGGCCCATCGCGTCGCTGGCCGACGTGCAGCTGGCCTGGCTCGATTTGGCGGCGGGGGCCCGGATAACGCTGCCCATCGCGGCGGCGCGCACCATTTTTTTTTACACCGTGGCCGGCCAACTGCGCGCCAACGGCACCGAAACCCAGGCCCGCCAGCTGCTGGAATTCAACCACGACGGCGACCGGCTGACCATTGAGGCCCTCGCCGACAGCGTGCTGCTGCTCGGCCACGCCCTGCCGCTCAAAGAGCCCAAAGTGGCCTACGGCCCTTTCGTGATGAACACCGAGGCCGAAATCCAGCAAGCCTACCAAGACTACCAACTCGGCAAATTTGGCACCTGGAATGGGTAG